In the Paenibacillus sp. FSL R7-0337 genome, TATGTTCTATCCAGGTTCCGCCCAGCAAGAAAAGCGGCATTCCCTTGAAGGAATGCCGCTGGAGCGATACTATGATCGTAATCTGAAAGGCAGGCTACAGGCTTAAGCTATCTGGCTTCTCCCGTTGTTGATGCCGGTATTGGCTGGGCGTCTGTGCGGTCAGGCGCTTGAAAATCTTGATGAAGTAGTTATCGCTCACGAAGCCGACCCGGTTGCCGATCTCATAGACCGGCAGGTCGGAGCCGGTCAGGAGCCGGATCGCCTGATCTACCCGTACACGGTGCAGATAGTGGATGAGGGTGCGGCCGGTTTTCTTTTTGAACAGGGTGCTGACATAATTCTCGGCCATCATGACATACTGCGACATCGACTTCACGGTAATATCCTCAGCGTAGTGTTCGTGCAGATAGTGAAGGATCTTCTGGATCTCAGGGTGGCTCGTAATCTCCTCATGGACCGGCGGGGGCGGGGGAGACTCCTTAAGCACATCCGGCTCTGCCTTGCGGTTCTTCTCCAGCTCGCCGCTGATCTTGCGCAGTGTGTCCCGGAGTGAATTCACGCTCATCGACAGCTTCAGAATATAATTGGACGCCCCGTATTCCATGGCCTGCCGCACATTCTCGAAGTCATTCATGCAGGTCAGCATGACGAAGCGGGAACCATACCCCTCCTCACGGGTTCTGCGCAGCAGCTCGACGCCATCCATCTCCGGCATGACGATATCCGAAATCACCAGATCGGGTACATCTTCGCGGATCATCTCCAGCGCCTCAGCCCCGTTGCCCGCTTCTCCGCTGACCGTGAAGCCAAGCTCTTCCCAGGCGATAATCTCACGCACGCTTTCCCGTACAAATACCTCATCCTCCACCAGCAGTACCTTCCACATGTGTAATCCCTCCCTTAGTTATGCGCTTCAAGCCGGATGTTCGTTGCCGTAAGGTGTGGACATTAGCAGCGGCAGCGTTAAGCGGACCGTAACGCCTTCGCTGGTTGAGAGAACTTCAAGCTGCCCCTCTTCCCGGAACAACAGCCGCAGCCGCTCCTGAATGTTACTCAGTCCGATGCCCGGACGCTTGCGCGGAGCCTTGGGGCCCCCGCCCTGCTCCATGCCTACGCCGTTGTCCCGGATCTCGACAATCAGCCTGTGCTCTTCGCGGCGGACGTTCAGCTCAATGAGGCCGTGGCCGGGCAGCCTGCTGATTCCGTGGATAATGGCGTTCTCCACCAGCGGCTGAAGGCTGAGCTTCGGCACCAGAGCATAGAGAATGTCCTCGTCATACGTGAACGTACAGTCGAATTTGTGGGCGTAACGGACCTGCTGAATATGGACATAGGCCTCAACAAGCTCAATTTCATCCTTGAGATGGATCAGATCCTTATCGGTATTCAGGCTGGCCTCCAGCAGCTTGCCGAGCGACAGGGTCATGTTCGTAATGTCCTCGTTATGCTCGCGGATGGCGATCCATTTGATCGTATTCAGCGTGTTCAGCAGGAAGTGGGGATTCGTCTGGGCCAGCAGCATCTGAAAATGCACCGCCTCCTTCTGCCGCTCCTCCGCCTTCAGCTTCTGGATCAGCAGGTGAGTGTCGTCAAGCATCGTATTGAAGGTCCGGGTCAGCTCAAGGATCTCGCCGCTGAATTTGTGCTCCGGGAGGCGGATCTTCAGGCTTTTCTGCACCGCCGCCTTCATCTTGTTCTGCAGATGGGACAAGGGCCGCGTAATCGTCGTAGCAATCACGAAGGTCATCATCAGGAAGATGCTCGTCAGCACTAGGAACGTAATGAAGTACTGCTGCTTCAGCCCCTCGATCTCCACGAACAGCACAGACAACGGAATCCGGTTGACGATATACCAGTCCAGCGACTCCACATAGATATAATTAATCAGGGCGTTCGCGTCCTTGTCGATAAAATACTGCTGTCCCGGCTGCCCGGCAAAGCCTGCCTTCACCTTCTCGGATAACTGGCTGCCCGGAACCGACTGGGAGATATCCTCGCCCGAGCGGGTAATCAGGAAATATTGCTGCTCCAGATCGGACTGCTTGTGAATGGAGCGCAGCCAGTACGTATAATCAATGCTGATCCGGGCCATGCCATACGGCTGGTTCCGGGCATCCTCCAGATAGGCGTATAAGGAGAGAAGGTAGGCGCTGGTCGAGACATCACGCAGCACGTAGTTGGTATCATTAGGCACCCAGTGATAGGAGCTGTTATTCATCTGCCCTCTGTCGAACCCCGTATTTCCCCGCAGATCCGAATAGACCAGTGAATCCTTAGGCTGGTAAGAGGTGTATGCGCTTTCAGATAAGTCCAGAATCATGAAGTAGACCGAAGGATTATACAGGAAGAAGCTGTTGTTCAGATTCTTGAAAATATTCTCCATCAGCCGCTTGTTCTCCAGCTCATTACGCTGTCCGGGATGGAGCAGTACGGACTTCACAGTGTCATCCTGCTTCAGGAACAGCAGCGTTTTGAAGGCAATACTGATCTGGTCCTCCAGCGTGCGGTACATCTGCTCCAGCTGATAGTGGCTCTGCTGGCTGATTTTCTTCTGGACCAGCGTCTCAATACGCTGATAGTTATAGATATTCAGTGCGCCGAACGGCAGCAGAATCAGGCACACGAACGCGGTGAACAGGCGGTATTTCAACTTCTGGGGAATCAGCACACGCAGCAGCTGTGACACAGGGAAGCACCTCCAAGCCTGACTGAACCTGCCCGGTTCGGGACGGTTGATATGCTAGATTATAGCATAATCCCTCCGCCGGATTGGCGATATTTCAAATTGCATGGATTTGTTCCAGCGGGTACGGGAGGAGGCCAGAAATGCATAGTTTTGTTCTATTAGGGCTGCTTGACAGCGGGACAAGAAAGACGGA is a window encoding:
- a CDS encoding response regulator; amino-acid sequence: MWKVLLVEDEVFVRESVREIIAWEELGFTVSGEAGNGAEALEMIREDVPDLVISDIVMPEMDGVELLRRTREEGYGSRFVMLTCMNDFENVRQAMEYGASNYILKLSMSVNSLRDTLRKISGELEKNRKAEPDVLKESPPPPPVHEEITSHPEIQKILHYLHEHYAEDITVKSMSQYVMMAENYVSTLFKKKTGRTLIHYLHRVRVDQAIRLLTGSDLPVYEIGNRVGFVSDNYFIKIFKRLTAQTPSQYRHQQREKPDSLSL
- a CDS encoding sensor histidine kinase → MSQLLRVLIPQKLKYRLFTAFVCLILLPFGALNIYNYQRIETLVQKKISQQSHYQLEQMYRTLEDQISIAFKTLLFLKQDDTVKSVLLHPGQRNELENKRLMENIFKNLNNSFFLYNPSVYFMILDLSESAYTSYQPKDSLVYSDLRGNTGFDRGQMNNSSYHWVPNDTNYVLRDVSTSAYLLSLYAYLEDARNQPYGMARISIDYTYWLRSIHKQSDLEQQYFLITRSGEDISQSVPGSQLSEKVKAGFAGQPGQQYFIDKDANALINYIYVESLDWYIVNRIPLSVLFVEIEGLKQQYFITFLVLTSIFLMMTFVIATTITRPLSHLQNKMKAAVQKSLKIRLPEHKFSGEILELTRTFNTMLDDTHLLIQKLKAEERQKEAVHFQMLLAQTNPHFLLNTLNTIKWIAIREHNEDITNMTLSLGKLLEASLNTDKDLIHLKDEIELVEAYVHIQQVRYAHKFDCTFTYDEDILYALVPKLSLQPLVENAIIHGISRLPGHGLIELNVRREEHRLIVEIRDNGVGMEQGGGPKAPRKRPGIGLSNIQERLRLLFREEGQLEVLSTSEGVTVRLTLPLLMSTPYGNEHPA